From the Streptomyces sp. Sge12 genome, the window GAGGTCGTGCGGGTCGTCGATCTCCAGGACCCGCGCGGGGTCGGTGGCGACGGGCAGGGTGCGGCCGAAGAACCGGTGCCGGGCGGTGCGGAAGCCCGCGGCGTCCATGGCGTAGGCGGCGCCCGTCTCCAGCAGGTCCTGCGGCCGGTCCTGGCGCCGGGGGCGGTACGCCGCGTCGTGGTTGACCCCGGTCCCGGAGCCGTCGGCCGCGTCCCGCCACAGGAACCCGTGGAAGGGGGCCACGGTCAGGGCCGAGTCGGCCGCGCCGGAGGCGACGGCCACGGCGACCGACTCGACGTCGGAGGTGGCGAGGAAGGGGCTGGTGCACTGGACGAGGAGGACCACGTCCACGGTGAGGGAGTGCAGCTCCTCGAAGGCGGCGAGCGCGTGCAGTACGGCGGCCTCGCTGCTCGCGGTGTCCCCGGAGATCGCGGTGGGGCGGGCGATCACGTCGGCTCCGGCGGCGCGGGCCGCGGCGGCGATCGCCTCGGAGTCGGTGGAGACGACCACGTCGGTGACGGTCGGCGCGCTGCGGCAGGCCAGGACGGCGCGGGCGACGAGCGGGAGGCCGGCGACCTCGGCGAGGTTCTTGCCCGGGACCCCCTTGGAGCCGCCGCGGGCCGGGACGACGGCGAGGACCCTCACAGCTCCCCCAGTCTGCGGATCACCGGGGCCACGCGCTGGACCCCGTGCCGGTAGGCCCCGCGGGCGGCCTCGCGCAGGTGGGCGCGGAGTCTGCGGCGCAGCCGGGACTCCCCCGCCTGCGGGCGCACCGCGCCGGGCAGCGGGGTGCCGTCGGGTGCGAGGTGGTGCCGGGCGAGGATGCCGGGGAGGTATCCGGGGGCGGTGGTGCGCGTGTAGTACGGGGCGGGCGCGGGCAGCCGGGTCGCGGCCATCAGGGCGGCCACCTTGGCCCGGGCCACGGCGTAGGCGTCCGCGCCCTTCTCCGGGTCGGCGCCCTGCGCGGGCAGGACGCCCTGGGCGGCCAGCCAGACCGGGTCCCCCTCCGGGAGGAGCCCCGAGTCGATCTGGTCCCAGGAGGCCATGCAGCCGGAGCCCAGGAAGTGGTGGTTGCCGAGGGCCTCGCGGATGCCGAGGTCGGTGAGGATCGCCGTCGGGATGGAGCGGTGCAGGGATTCCAGGGCGGCCGTGGAGGAGACGGTGACCAGCAGGTCGGTGCCGTCCAGGACCTCGCCCATGTTTCCGTACACGAGGCGGCAGTTGGCGGGCAGTCCGCCCGGGATCTTCTCGGCGAGCCGCTGGTACGGCTGCTCCTCCAGGTGCGTGGTGTGCTCCCCCGGCTTGCTGCGCAGCTTGATCAGCACCTCCCGGTCGGGGTGCAGCCGGGCGTGTCCGGCGGCCCGTTCCAGCAGGTAGGCGCGGTCGGCGCGGCTGTCGGGCACGGAGGGCTGGACGGCGAAGACCACCGTGTGGGCCCGGCTCCCGGCCGGCTCGTACGGCGCCCCGCCCAGGAACGGCAGCGCGGTCTCGGTGACGGCGGCGGCGTCCGCGCCGACGCCCTCGTACACGGCGCGGAAGCGTTCGGCGTCGTGGCGGGAGTTGGCGAGGACGAGGTCGGCGCCGTGCCGCAGCAGCAGCCCGTCGGCGAGCTTCTCGTACACGACGCCCACGTAGCCGGTGACGAGTACGGGGCGACCGGCCGGGGCGGGCCACAGGGCGCGCGCCCCGTGCAGGACGGCCTGGACGGCCCCGCCGACGAGCGCGAGGACGACCACGTCGTAGCGCTCGCGTTCGATCTCGGCGAGGAACTCGGCACAGGTCACCTCGGACAGCCGGTCGGCCCGCACCCCCACCTCACCGAGCTGGCGCGCGGTGGGTGTGGCACGGCCGCGCAGCAGGAATCCGGTGAGCTGGTGGTCGGGCACGAGACGGCGGGCGGTGAGTGCGCCCCATTTCCATCGCGTATCGGAATCGGCGAGTACGGCGACGCGTTTGCGTTCTGGCACGCGGCAGAAGCTATTCCGCAATTTCGGTGATCGGCCCAACGAGCGCACAACAGCGGGTTAACAACGCGTCGACGAAATGCGAAAGCGCACGGGTTAACTCGCCCGCCCCGCGCCGTTCACATGGAATCCGCATCCGGGCCACAGTGAATGGCGGGCGGCGCCCTAATGTCTCGCAGGTGCCCAAGCTCTCTGTTGTCGTGCCGTTCTACAACGTGCAGACATATGCACCGGATGCCCTGAAGAGTCTCGAACTCAACGCCCGGGACGATTTCGAGTTCCTGCTCGTCGACGACTGCTCGACGGACGGGACGCCCGACCTGCTGGAACGGGCGGCGCGCGAGCTGCCGAGGGCGGTGCACCTCAGACACGGGCGCAACGGCGGCCTGGCAACCGCCCGGAACACCGGTCTGGACGCGGCCCGCGGCGAGTACCTGGCCTTCCTGGACGGGGACGACTGGCTGGCGCCCGGCCACCTGGCCCGAACCCTGGCCGCCATAGAGGCGCTGAACTGCGATTTCGTCCGTACCGACCATGTCCGCTGCACGGGCCGGTCGCGGAGCGTGCAGCGCGTCCCCTACGGCCCGGAGTCGGTGGTCGCCGATCCCCGCACCGCGATCCTGCCCGCCGACCGGGCCACCTCGGTGGACTATCCGTACGCGTGGGCCGGCATGTACCACCGGCGGCTGCTGGACCGCGGGCTGCTGCACTTCACCGACGGGCTGCGGACCGCGGAGGACCGGCCGTGGATCTGGCGGCTGCACCGGGAGGCGGCATCCTTCGCCGCGGTGGGACTGCCCGGTGTCTTCTACCGGCGCGGGGTTTCCACCTCATTGACGCAGGTGGGCGACGAACGGCAGCTCGATTTCATTCGCGCATTCGATCAAGTACTCGCGGACGTGCACGAGGACCGGGAATCGGGCCGACTGCTTCCGAAAGCCGTCCGGACCTATTGTGCAATTATCGCCCATCATTTCGGATCCATCGAAAGGTTCGAGCCGGACGTGGCCAAGAAACTCCGCATCATGAGTACGGCCGCACTCGGCCGCATGCCGCAGGACGTACTGGAACACGTCCTGGACTCGATGGACGTCGAACGCTCCACCGTGCTGCGCCGGCTGCGCGGCGGCCGCCGTGCCCCGTCGGGAGCGAACGCCTGATGCCCACCCAGATCTTCCTGGCCTCCACCCTCTACGGTGCGGCCACCCTCGCGGCGGGTATCGACGCGGGCCGCTTCCCGCCCGGCCGGCGCATCCTGCTGACCAGCAACCACGCCGTCACCGCCGAGGTCACCCCGGGAATCGCGGACATGCCGGGCTTCGGCGCCCTGCGCTCCCGCTTCGACGAGGTCCTCGACTGGAACCGCGTCATCGAGCCGCAGCACCCGAGCACCTGGGCCCCCCGCGCGGAGGACGTCCCGATCTGGGAACGGCAGCTGCGCGCCCTGTGGAACCTCGGCGAGGACCGGGTCGAGCTGATCGTGGAGTCCCTCCAGGTCCCACCCGCCCAGACCCTGTGCCGGCTCTTCCCGGGAGCGGCCGTCGACGTCTACGCCGACGGCCTCATGAGCTACGGGCCCACCCGCTTCCGCCTCGACCCGCAGCTGGGGATGCGGGTGCGGCGGGTGCTCCACCTGGACCTGGTGCCCGGACTGGAGCCCCTGCTGCTGACCGAGTTCGGGGTGCGGGTCGAACTGGTGCCGACGGAGCCGTTCCTCAAGGTCCTCGCCGAGCTCGCCGAAGCCACCGAAGCCGCCGAGGGGGCGGCGGCCACCGCGGGAGGGGCGGGCGGGCCCACCGAGCCCCCGGCCCTCCTCCTGGGCCAGTACCTCTCGGCCCTCGACCTGATGAGCCCGGCCGAGGAGGAGGAGCTGCACGTCTCGATGGTCCGCGGCGCCCACGCCCTCGGCCACCGCGAGCTGGTCTTCAAACCGCACCCCGGCGCCCCGGCCGCGTACTGCCGCCGGGCGCAGGAGGAGGCCGAACGGCTCGGCGCCCGGCTGACGGTGATCGCCGCCCCGGTCCTGGCCGAGACCCTCTACCAGCGGCTGCGCCCCGCGCTGGTCGTCGGCTGCTTCTCCACCGGGCTGCTGACCGCCGCCACCCTGTACGGGCTCCCCGTGGCCCGGACCGGCACCGACGCGGTACTGGCCGCGCTGACCCCGTACCCGAACAGCAACCGCGTCCCGCTGGCCCTGGTGGACGCCCTGCTCCCGGACCTCGCCGACGCCGAGGCGGTCCGCACCTGGACGCCCCCGACCCCCGAGGAGGTCCGGGCGGAACCGGCCGCACTGCTCACCGCCGTCGGGTTCACGATGCAGCCGCAGATCCTGGCCGCGCGCCGGCCGGCGGCCGAGGCCTACCTGGCCGGGCACCTGACCGCGCGCACGTGGCGGTACTTCACCCGCCGCCGGCTGACCTCCCTGGGCCTGCCGGGCGGCATCCCGGCGCAGCTGTCCTTCCTGCCGCGCAGCCGGACGGTGCGCCGGGCCGTACGGCGGATGGCGTGGCTGCGCCGGGCGCTCAGCTGACGGCGAGCTTGGCCGCGAAGCCGAGGAACAGCACGCCCGCCGCCGAGGTGGCCCCGGCCGACAGCCGCTTGCGGCGGCGGAAGGCCGCCGCGAGGCGGGTCCCGCCGAAGATCAGCAGCGTCAGGTACAGGAAGCTGCCCGTCTGGAGCAGGCCGCCCAGGAGCAGGAACGAGAGCGCCGGGTAGGCGTAGGACGGGTCCACGAACTGCACGAAGAAGGACATCAGGAAGAGGATGGCCTTCGGGTTGAGCAGGCTGATCAGCAGCGCCCGCCGGTAGGGCCGTTCGTTCTCCGCCGGGTCGGCGGGTACGGCGGAGGCCTCGGCCGCGTCCCGCTCCATGCGCGTGCGCCACAGCGCCCAGGCGCCCCGCATCATCCCCACGGCCAGCCACGCCAGGTAGCCGGCACCGAGGAACTTCACCACGGTGAACACCAGCGGACTCGCCCGCAGCAGCGCCCCGGCGCCCACGGCGGTCGCCAGCATGAGCACGGCGTCGCCGGTGAACACCCCGGCGGCGGCCTTGTACCCGGTGCGCACTCCGCGGCGGGCGGCCACGGAGAGCACGTAGAGGGAGTTCGGCCCCGGCAGCAGAATGATCAGCACCAGGCCGGCGAGATAGGTCGGTAGATCGGTCACACCCAGCATGCGCAGGAGTGTCGCATAAGGACGCACCTGTCGCGCCAGTCTGTTTCACCAGGTGGAACCGCTCGGTTCGTACGTCCCCCAGACCTCCCGCAGCGCACCGCACACCTCCCCCACCGTGGCCCGGGCCCGCAGTGCCTCTTTCATCGGGTACAGCACGTTGGCCGTGCCCGCCGCCGCCTCCTTCAGTGCCTCGAGCGCCGCCGTCACCGCCGCCCCGCCCCGCTCCGCCCGCAGCCGGGCCAGCGCCGCGCACTGCCGTGCCTCGATCGCCGGGTCCACGCGCAGCGGCTCGTAGGCGTCCTCGCGCTCCAGCGCGAAGCGGTTGACCCCGACCACCACCCGCTCCCCGCTCTCGGTCTCCTGCGCGATGCGGTAGGCGTTCCGCTCGATCTCGGCCTTCTGGAAGCCGGCCTCGATCGCGGCCACCGCCCCGCCCTGGTCCTCGACCCGGCGCATCAGCGCGAGCGCCGCCGCCTCCAGTTCGTCCGTCATCCGCTCCACCGCGTAGGACCCGGCGAAGGGGTCGACGGTGTGCGGTACGTCCGTCTCGTGCGCGAGGACCTGCTGGGTGCGCAGGGCGAGGCGGGCGGACTTCTCCGTCGGCAGTGCGATCGCCTCGTCGAAGGAGTTGGTGTGCAGCGACTGCGTGCCGCCCAGGACGGCGGCCAGGGCCTGCACGGCCACCCGTACGAGGTTCAGTTCCGGCTGCTGCGCGGTCAGCTGGACCCCGGCCGTCTGGGTGTGGAAGCGCAGCATCAGCGACTTCGGATCGCGCGCCCCGAACTCCTCCCGCATGACGCGGGCCCAGATCCGCCGGGCCGCGCGGAACTTCGCCACCTCCTCCAGCAGGGTGGTGCGGGCGACGAAGAAGAAGGAGAGCCGGGGCGCGAACTCGTCGACCACCATGCCCGCCGCGAGGGCGGTACGGACGTAGGCGATGCCGTCGGCGAGGGTGAAGGCCACCTCCTGCGCGGGCGAGGCGCCGGCTTCGGCCATGTGGTAGCCGGAGATGGAGATGGTGTTCCACCGGGGGATCTCGGCGCGGCAGTAGCGGAAGGTGTCGGCCGTCAGGCGCAGGGAGGGGCCGGGCGGAAAGATGTACGTTCCGCGCGCGATGTACTCCTTGAGCACGTCGTTCTGGACCGTCCCCGTCAGTTGTGTGCCCGAGATGCCCTGTTCCTCCGCCACCAGTTGATAGAGCAGCAGGAGCAGGGCGGCGGGCGCGTTGATCGTCATCGAGGTGGAGACCCGGTCGAGGGGGATCCCGTCGAACAGCGTCCGCATGTCGTCGAGCGAGTCGACGGCGACGCCGACCTTGCCGACCTCGCCCTGGGCGAGGGGGGCGTCGGAGTCGTGCCCCATCTGCGTGGGCAGGTCGAATGCGACCGACAGCCCGGTGCCGCCGCCCTCGATGAGCTGCCGGTAACGGGCGTTGGACTCGGCGGCCGTGCCGAAGCCGGCGTACTGCCGCATGGTCCACGGCCGGCCGGTGTACATGTTCGGATAAATCCCCCGAGTGTAGGGGAAGTCGCCCGGCTCCCCCAGCTCGGCCGCCGGGTCCCACCCCGTCAGGTCGCCGGGCCCGTAGACGGGTTCGATGGGGAATCCGCTCTCGGTGAGTGCCATGTGACGTAGTCCTCCGTAGAGCAACCGGGCCCGG encodes:
- a CDS encoding DUF6716 putative glycosyltransferase; this translates as MPERKRVAVLADSDTRWKWGALTARRLVPDHQLTGFLLRGRATPTARQLGEVGVRADRLSEVTCAEFLAEIERERYDVVVLALVGGAVQAVLHGARALWPAPAGRPVLVTGYVGVVYEKLADGLLLRHGADLVLANSRHDAERFRAVYEGVGADAAAVTETALPFLGGAPYEPAGSRAHTVVFAVQPSVPDSRADRAYLLERAAGHARLHPDREVLIKLRSKPGEHTTHLEEQPYQRLAEKIPGGLPANCRLVYGNMGEVLDGTDLLVTVSSTAALESLHRSIPTAILTDLGIREALGNHHFLGSGCMASWDQIDSGLLPEGDPVWLAAQGVLPAQGADPEKGADAYAVARAKVAALMAATRLPAPAPYYTRTTAPGYLPGILARHHLAPDGTPLPGAVRPQAGESRLRRRLRAHLREAARGAYRHGVQRVAPVIRRLGEL
- a CDS encoding glycosyltransferase family 2 protein; translated protein: MPKLSVVVPFYNVQTYAPDALKSLELNARDDFEFLLVDDCSTDGTPDLLERAARELPRAVHLRHGRNGGLATARNTGLDAARGEYLAFLDGDDWLAPGHLARTLAAIEALNCDFVRTDHVRCTGRSRSVQRVPYGPESVVADPRTAILPADRATSVDYPYAWAGMYHRRLLDRGLLHFTDGLRTAEDRPWIWRLHREAASFAAVGLPGVFYRRGVSTSLTQVGDERQLDFIRAFDQVLADVHEDRESGRLLPKAVRTYCAIIAHHFGSIERFEPDVAKKLRIMSTAALGRMPQDVLEHVLDSMDVERSTVLRRLRGGRRAPSGANA
- a CDS encoding polysialyltransferase family glycosyltransferase codes for the protein MPTQIFLASTLYGAATLAAGIDAGRFPPGRRILLTSNHAVTAEVTPGIADMPGFGALRSRFDEVLDWNRVIEPQHPSTWAPRAEDVPIWERQLRALWNLGEDRVELIVESLQVPPAQTLCRLFPGAAVDVYADGLMSYGPTRFRLDPQLGMRVRRVLHLDLVPGLEPLLLTEFGVRVELVPTEPFLKVLAELAEATEAAEGAAATAGGAGGPTEPPALLLGQYLSALDLMSPAEEEELHVSMVRGAHALGHRELVFKPHPGAPAAYCRRAQEEAERLGARLTVIAAPVLAETLYQRLRPALVVGCFSTGLLTAATLYGLPVARTGTDAVLAALTPYPNSNRVPLALVDALLPDLADAEAVRTWTPPTPEEVRAEPAALLTAVGFTMQPQILAARRPAAEAYLAGHLTARTWRYFTRRRLTSLGLPGGIPAQLSFLPRSRTVRRAVRRMAWLRRALS
- the leuE gene encoding leucine efflux protein LeuE, with protein sequence MLGVTDLPTYLAGLVLIILLPGPNSLYVLSVAARRGVRTGYKAAAGVFTGDAVLMLATAVGAGALLRASPLVFTVVKFLGAGYLAWLAVGMMRGAWALWRTRMERDAAEASAVPADPAENERPYRRALLISLLNPKAILFLMSFFVQFVDPSYAYPALSFLLLGGLLQTGSFLYLTLLIFGGTRLAAAFRRRKRLSAGATSAAGVLFLGFAAKLAVS
- a CDS encoding acyl-CoA mutase large subunit family protein, encoding MALTESGFPIEPVYGPGDLTGWDPAAELGEPGDFPYTRGIYPNMYTGRPWTMRQYAGFGTAAESNARYRQLIEGGGTGLSVAFDLPTQMGHDSDAPLAQGEVGKVGVAVDSLDDMRTLFDGIPLDRVSTSMTINAPAALLLLLYQLVAEEQGISGTQLTGTVQNDVLKEYIARGTYIFPPGPSLRLTADTFRYCRAEIPRWNTISISGYHMAEAGASPAQEVAFTLADGIAYVRTALAAGMVVDEFAPRLSFFFVARTTLLEEVAKFRAARRIWARVMREEFGARDPKSLMLRFHTQTAGVQLTAQQPELNLVRVAVQALAAVLGGTQSLHTNSFDEAIALPTEKSARLALRTQQVLAHETDVPHTVDPFAGSYAVERMTDELEAAALALMRRVEDQGGAVAAIEAGFQKAEIERNAYRIAQETESGERVVVGVNRFALEREDAYEPLRVDPAIEARQCAALARLRAERGGAAVTAALEALKEAAAGTANVLYPMKEALRARATVGEVCGALREVWGTYEPSGSTW